A single region of the Oryzias latipes chromosome 19, ASM223467v1 genome encodes:
- the LOC111946452 gene encoding trichohyalin-like: MSHGEEFQQMDVSIEELHNVTENILQQNDTLSKHLEKICKSLRKRKYLDASCKELKKTRKAAIEENKKLVKQLERLRVDVEKQIRVEKVCEKERTKTSQVLESNQDLKTIIASLQARLQQLQEMEQEIPGMKAERKLLKREKIDLQSQLKKLQKKTARKAHLEPDFRNEFEEFQALKQQTEELRQNLQELQQQNEEQKTMADNYPSMIEERQRLTDLRAQLEREISDQRQQQEETRQLIARREEDRRELELLREQTNAFTAEKNALADRISEEKSQLEDKKKQLQDEVSGLKQKQKELCQLAVQYNKAVSKLGPLRDETKNLKGEKTMLTDLLKHHQTLETEYHEIKAEIQEAEAYNCQALEEVDFLKGKLSELKNVEKRVLKVKEDKLKAEETYDRLYKELQDVQVQIMAHKGSTAALEKEIQDLQRKDQELKEVSAEFNRISEEKSQLEDKKKQLQDEVSGLKQQQKELCQLAVQYNQALSKLRPLRDETKNLRDEKSMLTDLLKQRQTLETEYHEIKAATDVMEDEIFDLQTEVSDLRNKVDHLDSVEENVSKAKEEHLKAKEKHNLLKKELQDLRPLQWLPSPVSQDQLAGNQLAVLGQAQEAHEVNEACREVQLAAKLAGGIVVGEGVVIVVISLTYLLTSSFKMSHGEEFQQMDVSIEELHNVTENILQQNDTLSKHLEKICKSLRKRKYLDASCKELKKTRKAAIEENKKLVKQLERLRVDVEKQIRVEKVCEKERTKTSQVLESNQDLKTIIASLQARLQQLQEMEQEIPGMKAERKLLKREKIDLQSQLKKLQKKTARKAHLEPDFRNEFEEFQALKQQTEELRQNLQELQQQNEEQKTMADNYPSMIEERQRLTDLRAQLEREISDQRQQQEETRQLIARREEDRRELELLREQTNAFTAEKNALADRISEEKSQLEDKKKQLQDEVSGLKQKQKELCQLAVQYNKAVSKLGPLRDETKNLKGEKTMLTDLLKHHQTLETEYHEIKAEIQEAEAYNCQALEEVDFLKGKLSELKNVEKRVLKVKEDKLKAEETYDRLYKELQDVQVQIMAHKGSTAALEKEIQDLQRKDQELKEVSAEFNRISEEKSQLEDKKKQLQDEVSGLKQQQKELCQLAVQYNQALSKLRPLRDETKNLRDEKSMLTDLLKQRQTLETEYHEIKAATDVMEDEIFDLQTEVSDLRNKVDHLDSVEENVSKAKEEHLKAKEKHNLLKKELQDLRV; encoded by the exons ATGTCACACGGCGAAGAATTTCAGCAGATGGACGTTTCTATTGAAGAATTACATAACGTCACAGAGAACATTCTGCAGCAAAATGACACTTTGAGCAAACATCTGGAGAAAATTTGCAAGAGTTTGCGGAAAAGGAAATATTTGGACGCTTCATGCAAAGAATTGAAGAAGACACGGAAAGCTGCAatcgaggaaaacaaaaaactggtgAAGCAGCTGGAGAGACTCAGAGTGGACGTGGAAAAGCAGATCCGCGTGGAAAAAGTGTGTGAAAAAGAGAGGACTAAAACATCTCAGGTCTTGGAAAGTAACCAAGACCTGAAAACAATAATAGCCTCTCTTCAGGCCAGACTTCAGCAGCTGCAAGAAATGGAGCAAGAAATTCCTGGCATGAAAGCTGAACGTAAACTTTTGAAACGGGAGAAGATAGATCTGCAATCCCAACTGAAGAAACTCCAGAAGAAGACTGCCCGCAAAGCACACCTGGAACCTGATTTCAGAAATGAATTTGAGGAATTCCAGGCTTTAAAGCAACAGACTGAAGAACTGAGGCAAAACCTTCAGGAGTTGCAACAACAAAATGAGGAGCAAAAGACGATGGCAGACAACTATCCTAGCATGATAGAAGAAAGGCAACGTCTCACAGATCTGAGGGCTCAACTGGAAAGAGAGATTTCTGATCAGagacagcagcaggaggaaacACGTCAGCTGATTGCTCGACGTGAGGAGGACAGGAGAGAACTGGAATTGCTCAGAGAACAAACAAACGCCTTCACAGCAGAGAAAAATGCTCTGGCAGACAGAATCTCTGAAGAAAAGTCCCAACTTGAAGACAAAAAGAAGCAGCTTCAAGATGAAGTTTCAGGACTAAAACAGAAGCAAAAGGAACTTTGTCAACTGGCTGTGCAATACAACAAGGCAGTGAGTAAACTGGGACCTCTTCGagatgaaacaaagaacctCAAAGGTGAAAAAACCATGCTGACCGACCTTCTGAAACACCATCAAACATTGGAGACTGAATACCATGagataaaagcagaaattcaggAGGCGGAAGCCTACAACTGTCAAGCTCTCGAGGAGGTTGATTTTCTGAAGGGGAAGCTTTCAGAGTTAAAAAATGTGGAGAAGAGAGTTTTAAAAGTAAAGGAGGACAAATTGAAGGCAGAAGAAACATATGACCGTCTCTATAAGGAGCTTCAAGACGTTCAAGTTCAGATCATGGCTCACAAAGGGAGCACTGCTGCTCTAGAGAAAGAAATCCAGGATCTCCAGAGGAAGGACCAGGAACTAAAAGAGGTCAGTGCTGAATTTAACAGAATCTCTGAAGAAAAGTCCCAACTTGAAGACAAAAAGAAGCAGCTTCAGGATGAAGTTTCAGGactaaaacagcagcaaaaggaACTTTGTCAACTGGCTGTGCAATACAACCAGGCACTCAGCAAACTGCGACCTCTTCgagatgaaacaaaaaacctcagagatgaaAAATCCATGCTGACCGACCTTCTGAAACAGCGTCAAACATTGGAGACTGAATACCATGAGATAAAAGCAGCAACAGACGTTATGGAGGATGAAATCTTTGACCTTCAAACTGAGGTTTCTGATCTGCGGAACAAGGTTGATCATTTGGATAGTGTGGAGGAAAACGTTTCAAAAGCAAAGGAGGAACACCTGAAGGCAAAGGAGAAACACAACCTTCTCAAGAAGGAACTCCAAGACCTGCGG CCACTGCAGTGGCTCCCGTCTCCGGTGAGCCAGGACCAACTCGCGGGAAACCAGCTTGCAGTCCTTGGCCAGGCCCAGGAAGCACATGAGGTCAATGAAGCATGTCGTGAGGTTCAGCTTGCAGCCAAACTCGCTGGTGGCATAGTCGTAGGGGAAGGTGTGGTGATAGTTGTGATATCCCTCACCT ATTTATTGACCAGTTCCTTCAAAATGTCACACGGCGAAGAATTTCAGCAGATGGACGTTTCTATTGAAGAATTACATAACGTCACAGAGAACATTCTGCAGCAAAATGACACTTTGAGCAAACATCTGGAGAAAATTTGCAAGAGTTTGCGGAAAAGGAAATATTTGGACGCTTCATGCAAAGAATTGAAGAAGACACGGAAAGCTGCAatcgaggaaaacaaaaaactggtgAAGCAGCTGGAGAGACTCAGAGTGGACGTGGAAAAGCAGATCCGCGTGGAAAAAGTGTGTGAAAAAGAGAGGACTAAAACATCTCAGGTCTTGGAAAGTAACCAAGACCTGAAAACAATAATAGCCTCTCTTCAGGCCAGACTTCAGCAGCTGCAAGAAATGGAGCAAGAAATTCCTGGCATGAAAGCTGAACGTAAACTTTTGAAACGGGAGAAGATAGATCTGCAATCCCAACTGAAGAAACTCCAGAAGAAGACTGCCCGCAAAGCACACCTGGAACCTGATTTCAGAAATGAATTTGAGGAATTCCAGGCTTTAAAGCAACAGACTGAAGAACTGAGGCAAAACCTTCAGGAGTTGCAACAACAAAATGAGGAGCAAAAGACGATGGCAGACAACTATCCTAGCATGATAGAAGAAAGGCAACGTCTCACAGATCTGAGGGCTCAACTGGAAAGAGAGATTTCTGATCAGagacagcagcaggaggaaacACGTCAGCTGATTGCTCGACGTGAGGAGGACAGGAGAGAACTGGAATTGCTCAGAGAACAAACAAACGCCTTCACAGCAGAGAAAAATGCTCTGGCAGACAGAATCTCTGAAGAAAAGTCCCAACTTGAAGACAAAAAGAAGCAGCTTCAAGATGAAGTTTCAGGACTAAAACAGAAGCAAAAGGAACTTTGTCAACTGGCTGTGCAATACAACAAGGCAGTGAGTAAACTGGGACCTCTTCGagatgaaacaaagaacctCAAAGGTGAAAAAACCATGCTGACCGACCTTCTGAAACACCATCAAACATTGGAGACTGAATACCATGagataaaagcagaaattcaggAGGCGGAAGCCTACAACTGTCAAGCTCTCGAGGAGGTTGATTTTCTGAAGGGGAAGCTTTCAGAGTTAAAAAATGTGGAGAAAAGAGTTTTAAAAGTAAAGGAGGACAAATTGAAGGCAGAAGAAACATATGACCGTCTCTATAAGGAGCTTCAAGACGTTCAAGTTCAGATCATGGCTCACAAAGGGAGCACTGCTGCTCTAGAGAAAGAAATCCAAGATCTCCAGAGGAAGGACCAGGAACTAAAAGAGGTCAGTGCTGAATTTAACAGAATCTCTGAAGAAAAATCCCAACTTGAAGACAAAAAGAAGCAGCTTCAGGATGAAGTTTCAGGactaaaacagcagcaaaaggaACTTTGTCAACTGGCTGTGCAATACAACCAGGCACTCAGCAAACTGCGACCTCTTCgagatgaaacaaaaaacctcagagatgaaAAATCCATGCTGACCGACCTTCTGAAACAGCGTCAAACATTGGAGACTGAATACCATGAGATAAAAGCAGCAACAGACGTTATGGAGGATGAAATCTTTGACCTTCAAACTGAGGTTTCTGATCTGCGGAACAAGGTTGATCATTTGGATAGTGTGGAGGAAAACGTTTCAAAAGCAAAGGAGGAACACCTGAAGGCAAAGGAGAAACACAACCTTCTCAAGAAGGAACTCCAAGACCTGCGGGTCTAG